One window of Myripristis murdjan chromosome 8, fMyrMur1.1, whole genome shotgun sequence genomic DNA carries:
- the rab5c gene encoding ras-related protein Rab-5C, with product MAGRGGTARTNGTAASSKICQFKLVLLGESAVGKSSLVLRFVKGQFQEYQESTIGAAFLTQTVCLDDTTVKFEIWDTAGQERYHSLAPMYYRGAQAAIVVYDITNTDTFTRAKNWVKELQRQASPNIVIALAGNKADLANKRAVDFQEAQAYADDNSLLFMETSAKTAMNVNEIFMAIAKKLPKNEPQGGPSAGGRARGGVDLQEATPQGRSGQCCGGGN from the exons ATGGCAGGGCGAGGCGGAACAGCACGGACCAACGGCACCGCGGCAAGCAGCAAGATCTGCCAGTTCAAGCTAGTGCTGTTGGGAGAGTCAGCGGTGGGCAAATCCAGCTTGGTGCTGCGCTTCGTCAAGGGCCAGTTCCAGGAGTACCAGGAGAGCACCATCGGAG CTGCCTTCCTCACACAGACGGTATGTTTGGATGACACAACAGTCAAGTTTGAGATCTGGGACACTGCAGGACAGGAACGGTATCACAGCCTGGCGCCCATGTACTACAGGGGAGCCCAGGCCGCCATCGTGGTCTACGACATCACCAACACA gaTACATTCACACGTGCAAAGAACTGGGTGAAGGAGCTCCAGCGACAAGCCAGCCCAAACATTGTTATTGCACTGGCAGGGAACAAAGCAGACCTGGCCAACAAGAGAGCTGTAGACTTCCAG GAAGCACAGGCATATGCAGATGATAACAGTTTGCTCTTCATGGAGACCTCCGCCAAGACTGCTATGAACGTCAATGAGATTTTTATGGCTATAG CCAAGAAGCTTCCCAAGAACGAGCCCCAGGGTGGCCCAAGCGCTGGCGGACGGGCCAGAGGCGGCGTGGACCTGCAGGAAGCTACACCACAGGGCAGGAGCGGCCAGTGCTGTGGGGGTGGGAACTAA